The following coding sequences lie in one Deferrivibrio essentukiensis genomic window:
- a CDS encoding hybrid sensor histidine kinase/response regulator, with product MAKINKQELIEFFLMESEEHFETILNGLLVLEQNPENWSIIDEMFRSTHTIKGSAAMVGFINVSSVAHKLEDFLDEFRTGKRKIDQGITTTLVEIFEKFNNEVKSKKDDLGQSLYEELLAKIDNISKIAPLSVNENLSESPTVKKQTKIKPSRTEILERADENFTQIGEQAFDSYIRVKLNKIDSLLNLAGELITNKNRQNERVKAIQDLSSNLEYTKNRLVQIIREFEDKYSYTLSSENELAKSYSEELLDGFSEGEFDRYDHFNILSRRLQEIGNDIVMSIDEIFKNFESFSEEISYVNRVTDSIQKGLTSIRLVPIDRLFSAATRAARSAAIAENKKVKVHIIGEKVELDKTLIDALTESFIHIVRNSISHGIENSDIRKQKEKDEEGNIYLKAKREGRYVILEVEDDGSGLNLELIREKVIQKGLLPEYEAKNMRADKLLNYIFLPGFSTKEGSSEISGRGVGLDVVKKQVESLDGNISVINKEGKGLCIQLSVPVTLLISEYLLLRENSQAFSIPIISVYESFNIDTSNVKKIGGRFFYKIRDEIHEIHDLGVLLKQVENAQFEDGSVGIIVEGIKKPYIITVDEIIGRETAVTKKLGRIVEGLKHITGATISPSGEVRLIIDPIRLIEEKTEGTLNYSKTTTDQPKSTGKTYIPNSVLIVDDSISIRKFLSSIISDMNLAVDEAYDGANALEKLEKRRYDLIITDLEMPVLNGYELIDKIRNYYRDNSTSIFVLTSRATEKHKNKAFELGANDFLIKPLNEDKIKEKIREVIFERA from the coding sequence ATGGCTAAAATTAACAAGCAGGAACTGATTGAGTTTTTCTTGATGGAAAGTGAAGAGCACTTTGAGACCATTTTAAATGGTCTCTTGGTGCTTGAGCAGAATCCTGAAAATTGGTCTATAATTGATGAGATGTTTCGCAGCACCCATACTATCAAAGGTTCTGCTGCAATGGTGGGCTTTATCAATGTATCGAGTGTGGCACATAAATTGGAAGATTTTTTAGATGAATTTAGAACCGGGAAAAGAAAAATTGATCAGGGGATAACGACTACTTTAGTGGAAATTTTTGAAAAATTTAACAATGAGGTTAAGTCGAAAAAGGATGACTTAGGTCAAAGTTTGTATGAAGAACTTTTGGCTAAAATTGATAATATTTCAAAAATAGCTCCTTTATCTGTTAATGAAAATTTGTCAGAATCCCCCACTGTTAAAAAACAGACTAAGATAAAACCTTCAAGAACAGAGATACTGGAAAGAGCTGATGAAAATTTTACTCAAATTGGCGAGCAGGCGTTTGACAGTTATATAAGGGTAAAGCTGAATAAAATTGATAGTTTATTAAACTTGGCAGGGGAGCTTATTACCAATAAAAACAGGCAGAATGAAAGGGTAAAAGCAATCCAAGACTTAAGTAGTAATCTTGAATACACAAAAAATAGGCTTGTTCAGATTATTAGGGAATTTGAAGACAAGTACTCATATACATTATCTTCTGAAAATGAGTTGGCTAAAAGTTATTCTGAAGAACTCTTAGATGGTTTTTCAGAGGGTGAATTTGATAGGTATGACCACTTTAATATACTTTCAAGACGTCTTCAGGAGATTGGTAATGATATCGTAATGAGTATTGATGAAATTTTTAAGAATTTTGAATCTTTTTCCGAAGAAATTAGTTATGTAAACAGAGTAACAGATAGTATTCAGAAAGGGTTAACATCAATAAGACTTGTTCCGATTGATAGACTTTTCAGTGCAGCTACAAGAGCGGCAAGAAGTGCGGCGATTGCAGAAAATAAGAAAGTTAAAGTACATATTATAGGAGAGAAAGTTGAGCTTGATAAGACACTTATTGATGCTCTGACAGAATCTTTTATTCATATAGTAAGGAATTCTATTTCTCACGGTATAGAAAACTCTGATATTAGAAAACAAAAGGAGAAGGATGAAGAAGGTAACATCTATCTAAAGGCAAAACGTGAGGGGAGATATGTTATTTTGGAAGTTGAAGATGATGGCAGTGGGCTAAATCTTGAGCTTATAAGGGAAAAAGTAATCCAGAAGGGTTTATTGCCAGAATATGAAGCCAAAAATATGAGGGCAGATAAACTGCTTAATTATATATTTTTACCTGGTTTTTCTACAAAAGAAGGATCATCTGAAATTTCAGGGCGTGGTGTAGGGCTTGATGTTGTAAAAAAACAAGTAGAAAGTCTTGATGGTAATATATCTGTTATAAATAAAGAAGGCAAAGGACTATGTATACAACTTAGTGTGCCTGTTACTCTTTTGATTTCAGAATATCTTTTATTGCGGGAAAACTCTCAGGCATTTTCTATCCCCATCATTTCGGTTTATGAATCTTTTAATATAGATACATCAAATGTAAAAAAGATAGGCGGACGTTTTTTTTATAAAATACGGGACGAAATACATGAAATTCACGATCTTGGTGTGTTATTAAAGCAGGTTGAAAATGCCCAGTTTGAGGACGGTAGTGTAGGAATAATTGTTGAAGGTATAAAAAAACCTTACATAATTACAGTAGATGAAATCATCGGAAGAGAAACTGCTGTAACAAAAAAGTTGGGTAGAATAGTTGAAGGTTTAAAACATATAACCGGTGCAACTATAAGTCCAAGTGGTGAGGTAAGGCTGATTATTGATCCTATAAGGCTTATAGAAGAAAAAACAGAAGGAACTCTAAATTATAGCAAAACCACAACAGACCAGCCAAAAAGTACAGGGAAAACATATATTCCTAATAGTGTATTAATTGTGGATGATTCTATCAGTATTAGGAAGTTTTTAAGTTCTATCATTTCTGACATGAACTTGGCGGTGGACGAAGCTTACGATGGTGCCAATGCACTTGAAAAACTTGAAAAGAGGAGATATGATTTAATAATAACCGACTTGGAGATGCCTGTGCTGAACGGTTATGAACTAATTGATAAGATTAGGAATTACTATCGTGATAATTCTACTTCAATATTTGTTTTAACATCAAGGGCTACAGAAAAACATAAAAATAAGGCCTTTGAACTTGGGGCAAACGATTTTTTAATTAAACCGTTAAATGAAGATAAAATTAAAGAAAAAATAAGAGAGGTAATTTTTGAAAGGGCTTAA
- a CDS encoding response regulator, translated as MKKKVLLIDDSMTIHRVIDLSVDEEKYEVEKVFSAEDAEGKIKSFNPDIVLLDNKLEGIKLNEYVSRLKSETGASVILLVGAFDHFNESNLSATNADDFIVKPFNSSLLEEKLEKFGQAVAAEVEGSNNEVEPSVEKDSAVEELLASIDSEETVEKETQFEDFDDLLAENAPSEDLVEDKKQDVELEESLESSESVELEDIFDDVKTEDKTEEDLFDAVLTEEKGSEDLTASESISEDILSDLVEESSTKEDEELEIISEEATTEQKEDSDLSDIFGELEDVKDDEDKDLLEEVPASEADEGVVDSLQELVEEEKVLDEDFDESFDKTFVDEEKSDVNIDENIDAQDVADELTVDMPDEVEFGAELEEKDSLTEDTEIQFTEEDVAKEDFLESVEGEKLHIDKEMIKKVIEDSIDLDFLRDVVREVISKNLEKVIWEIVPDMAEKLIIEEIEKLKKGE; from the coding sequence ATGAAGAAAAAAGTCCTTCTTATTGACGACAGCATGACTATTCACAGGGTAATTGATTTGTCTGTAGATGAGGAAAAGTATGAAGTAGAGAAGGTGTTTTCTGCTGAAGATGCCGAAGGGAAGATAAAAAGTTTTAATCCCGATATAGTTCTTCTTGATAATAAACTTGAAGGGATAAAGCTTAATGAATATGTTTCCAGGTTAAAGTCAGAAACCGGTGCATCTGTTATCCTTTTAGTGGGGGCTTTTGACCATTTTAATGAGAGTAATTTAAGTGCTACAAATGCTGATGACTTTATTGTTAAGCCTTTTAACTCTTCCTTGCTTGAAGAAAAATTGGAAAAGTTTGGGCAGGCGGTTGCAGCAGAGGTAGAAGGGTCAAACAATGAGGTTGAGCCTTCAGTTGAAAAAGATAGTGCAGTTGAAGAATTGCTGGCATCAATTGATTCTGAAGAGACTGTTGAGAAAGAGACTCAGTTTGAAGACTTTGATGATTTGTTGGCTGAAAATGCTCCTTCAGAAGATTTAGTCGAAGATAAAAAGCAGGATGTTGAGCTTGAAGAGTCATTAGAGTCAAGTGAGTCTGTTGAATTGGAAGATATTTTTGATGATGTAAAAACGGAAGATAAAACTGAAGAAGATCTTTTTGACGCTGTATTGACAGAAGAAAAGGGGAGTGAAGACTTAACAGCAAGTGAATCAATTTCTGAGGATATATTATCAGATTTAGTTGAAGAAAGCAGTACTAAAGAAGATGAAGAGCTCGAGATAATTTCGGAAGAAGCTACTACTGAACAAAAAGAAGATTCTGATTTAAGTGATATTTTTGGTGAACTTGAAGATGTAAAAGATGATGAAGATAAAGACTTACTGGAAGAAGTGCCTGCAAGTGAAGCTGATGAAGGTGTTGTTGACTCATTACAAGAGCTTGTAGAAGAAGAGAAAGTTTTAGATGAAGATTTTGATGAATCTTTTGACAAAACATTTGTTGATGAAGAAAAGAGCGATGTTAATATTGATGAAAATATTGATGCACAGGATGTAGCTGACGAGCTGACAGTCGATATGCCTGATGAGGTAGAGTTTGGGGCAGAGTTGGAAGAAAAGGATTCGTTGACAGAGGATACTGAAATTCAATTTACTGAAGAGGATGTTGCCAAAGAAGATTTTTTAGAGAGTGTTGAAGGGGAAAAGCTGCATATAGATAAAGAGATGATTAAGAAAGTTATAGAAGATTCAATAGATTTAGATTTTCTTCGTGACGTGGTAAGAGAAGTGATTTCAAAAAATTTGGAAAAGGTGATTTGGGAAATAGTTCCTGATATGGCAGAAAAATTAATCATAGAGGAAATTGAAAAGCTTAAAAAAGGTGAGTAA
- the purM gene encoding phosphoribosylformylglycinamidine cyclo-ligase, with the protein MKYNDAGVNIDEGNLFVNKIKGIVASTFDENVPEGIGGFAGFYAIPFAKNMEYPMLVSSTDGVGTKLKVAIESGILDTVGIDLVAMCVNDLIVTGARPLFFLDYIATGKLSADKSVKVLEGIVEGCKQANASLLGGETAEMPDMYQDGDFDLAGFAVGVVDKPKIINGKGIKEGDWLLGLSSSGFHSNGYSLLRKIFFKELKMKGDEEVAPGVTLNELLLTPTKIYVKEILNLIETCAKIKGMVHITGGGFYENIPRVMPNGLSAKIYPGNMPNLLHYDYLKSLNLVEEKELFRVFNMGIGFVLIVDPFEGEKLLSGNNNNIFKIGEVYKGNEVVVKGVDF; encoded by the coding sequence ATAAAATACAATGATGCAGGCGTCAATATTGATGAGGGGAATCTTTTTGTTAATAAAATAAAAGGGATTGTTGCTTCCACTTTTGATGAAAATGTTCCGGAAGGCATTGGTGGTTTTGCCGGATTTTACGCTATCCCTTTTGCAAAGAATATGGAATATCCCATGCTTGTGTCTTCAACAGATGGTGTTGGGACCAAATTAAAAGTGGCTATAGAATCAGGAATATTAGATACGGTTGGCATTGACCTTGTGGCAATGTGTGTAAATGACTTAATAGTGACAGGGGCAAGGCCTCTGTTTTTTTTGGATTATATTGCAACAGGGAAGTTAAGTGCAGATAAATCAGTGAAGGTTTTAGAGGGTATTGTTGAAGGGTGCAAGCAGGCTAATGCTTCGCTTTTAGGCGGGGAAACTGCTGAAATGCCTGATATGTATCAGGATGGTGATTTTGATTTGGCAGGTTTTGCTGTAGGTGTTGTTGATAAGCCTAAAATAATTAATGGTAAAGGTATAAAAGAGGGTGATTGGCTTTTGGGTTTATCATCAAGTGGATTCCATAGTAACGGCTACTCCCTTTTAAGGAAAATATTTTTTAAAGAGTTAAAAATGAAAGGGGATGAAGAAGTTGCCCCCGGTGTTACTTTGAATGAATTATTGTTAACACCTACAAAAATTTATGTAAAAGAAATTCTTAATCTTATTGAAACATGTGCTAAAATAAAAGGTATGGTGCATATAACCGGTGGTGGTTTTTATGAAAATATACCACGTGTGATGCCAAACGGATTGTCAGCAAAGATTTATCCGGGAAATATGCCAAACTTGCTCCATTACGATTATCTAAAATCCCTAAATCTTGTTGAAGAAAAAGAGTTGTTCAGAGTCTTTAATATGGGTATAGGGTTTGTGTTAATTGTTGACCCTTTTGAAGGGGAAAAGTTGTTAAGTGGCAATAATAATAATATTTTCAAGATAGGTGAAGTGTATAAAGGTAATGAAGTGGTAGTCAAAGGGGTAGACTTTTGA